A genomic region of Salinibacter pepae contains the following coding sequences:
- a CDS encoding SusC/RagA family TonB-linked outer membrane protein produces the protein MKRLIPSVVFGLALLLLPGLAWAQQGTVTGTVTEAETGEPLPGATVQIADENTGAASDAEGQYRITGVSAGERTLRVSFVGYQAQERTVNVPAGGTVRVNFKLRTSQAQLEEVVVSSYAVEEDARVTGASESVSGEDIATQDVQNVSGALQGRASGIRITSQSGAPGSAFDVQVRGQSTISGGTQPLYIVDGVQVGPENISNESNLSPLAGLTPSDVESIQVLKDASATAIYGARAANGVVIIETRDGGGETRVNFNAEVGSVSPLKQYNILSASEWAEHEFLKAENAGIPPAAIASAFNIPSTNPEELSGPNWYDQSTRTGVTQSYQLSVSGGDEKTDFRISGTFERDKGQVIQSFLNQAGIRANVQHDITNDLTVSSKLNAVQNKSRGTIGGGAFINSPFWASYLIRPHLKVREEDGSYNLPLEGGGSFNRNIVAQEDFNTQSTDGVQILGDVSATWEITDWLSTRTLFGLNFNDLSEKDRRDPRLPNNAAFGGSGFASDTRELDQNFSQTLNYNLSPGEKHDVTGLFGAEYRRQKTQFVGADGEGFPLFVFQNLDNAASPTGVNEFETESRFLGFFGDAEYTYDDRYTGSLTLRYDGSSRFGEDTRYGLFGSVGGAWSISEEAFMEEVSFVEALELRGSYGVLGNSDFQDAFGNFAARRLYGGGGEYGGTAGIQPTSLGQSGLTWEESTQINIGLDYSVFGGRLSGSLNVFRNDTDELLLGRDLPADSGFDTVVDNVGEIRTEGFEIAFNTINIDRGDFRWDTEFNITFQRSEVLSLFDGREELRNGQQPGGELYRVGEPLGQYERVPWAGVNPANGRPLYEDENGNLTYFVGGQSAEETYGNNLSDYYGGFGNTFSYGGLTLDVFFQFDYGRNTFNNDRYFIDGNFNFNHTESVTQGFWQEPGDVSERPQPWFGNRPGGTGYNSGFFNSSVYVENASYIRLKQVRLSYSLPSSLLRSVGLQGATIYVNGSNLATFTNYTGLDPEIVGTAIAQYPNNERITGGINVTL, from the coding sequence ATGAAGCGACTGATACCAAGCGTTGTTTTTGGCCTTGCCCTTCTGCTCCTCCCGGGGCTGGCGTGGGCCCAGCAGGGAACCGTGACCGGCACGGTGACGGAGGCGGAGACCGGCGAGCCACTCCCCGGAGCAACTGTCCAGATTGCGGACGAAAACACTGGGGCAGCCTCCGACGCGGAGGGGCAGTACCGAATCACTGGCGTTTCTGCTGGTGAACGAACTCTTCGAGTATCGTTCGTTGGGTACCAAGCGCAAGAGCGCACCGTGAATGTACCGGCTGGCGGGACGGTTCGTGTGAATTTCAAGCTCCGAACAAGCCAAGCTCAGTTGGAGGAGGTTGTTGTGTCAAGTTATGCCGTTGAGGAGGATGCTCGTGTCACGGGGGCTTCTGAATCGGTAAGCGGAGAAGATATTGCGACTCAGGATGTCCAGAACGTCTCTGGGGCCCTACAGGGACGAGCATCAGGAATCCGAATTACATCTCAAAGTGGTGCCCCGGGGTCTGCATTCGACGTGCAGGTACGTGGACAGTCGACCATCAGCGGTGGAACACAGCCGTTGTACATTGTCGACGGGGTTCAGGTCGGACCTGAAAACATTTCGAACGAGTCGAACCTGAGCCCACTCGCCGGGCTCACGCCTTCCGATGTTGAATCGATTCAGGTGTTAAAGGACGCGTCTGCCACTGCCATTTATGGAGCACGTGCGGCCAACGGTGTCGTCATCATTGAGACTAGAGACGGGGGAGGGGAAACACGAGTGAATTTTAATGCAGAGGTTGGGTCGGTGAGTCCCTTGAAACAATACAATATCCTCTCGGCCAGTGAGTGGGCGGAGCACGAGTTCCTGAAGGCAGAGAATGCTGGTATCCCCCCCGCGGCGATTGCTAGCGCCTTCAATATTCCTAGCACCAATCCAGAAGAGCTCAGTGGGCCGAACTGGTACGACCAGTCCACCCGCACTGGTGTGACACAGTCGTACCAGCTTTCGGTGAGTGGAGGCGATGAGAAAACAGATTTTCGCATCTCTGGAACCTTTGAGCGGGACAAAGGGCAGGTGATTCAGTCTTTCTTGAATCAGGCAGGAATCCGTGCCAATGTTCAGCACGATATCACGAATGACCTGACGGTCTCAAGCAAGCTGAACGCCGTGCAGAACAAGTCGCGTGGGACAATTGGGGGCGGAGCTTTCATCAACAGCCCTTTTTGGGCATCGTACCTGATCCGTCCACACCTGAAGGTTCGAGAAGAAGATGGTAGCTATAACCTCCCCTTGGAAGGTGGGGGATCTTTCAATAGAAATATCGTTGCCCAGGAGGATTTCAACACTCAGTCCACGGACGGCGTTCAAATCCTGGGGGACGTGTCGGCAACATGGGAAATTACCGACTGGTTGAGCACGCGAACCTTGTTTGGTTTAAACTTCAATGACCTCTCGGAGAAGGACCGCCGTGACCCCCGACTGCCCAATAATGCTGCCTTCGGGGGAAGTGGCTTTGCCAGCGATACGAGAGAGTTGGATCAGAACTTCAGCCAAACGCTGAACTACAACCTCTCTCCTGGTGAGAAGCACGATGTCACTGGGCTGTTCGGGGCTGAATACCGGCGCCAAAAGACACAATTTGTTGGTGCTGACGGAGAAGGATTCCCGCTATTCGTCTTCCAGAATTTGGACAACGCTGCCTCGCCCACTGGTGTGAACGAGTTTGAGACGGAGTCGCGCTTCCTGGGCTTTTTCGGAGATGCGGAGTACACGTATGACGACCGCTACACTGGGAGCCTAACGCTTCGATACGATGGCTCCTCGCGTTTCGGGGAAGACACTCGGTATGGGCTCTTCGGTTCAGTCGGTGGAGCCTGGTCGATCTCCGAAGAGGCATTCATGGAGGAGGTCAGCTTCGTCGAAGCTCTGGAATTGCGCGGTAGCTACGGCGTGCTGGGGAATAGCGACTTTCAAGATGCCTTCGGTAACTTCGCCGCCCGTCGTCTCTATGGAGGAGGCGGAGAGTATGGAGGAACTGCCGGAATCCAGCCTACATCGCTGGGCCAGTCAGGACTTACCTGGGAGGAGTCCACCCAAATCAACATAGGTCTTGATTACTCGGTCTTTGGTGGGCGTCTCTCGGGATCACTCAATGTCTTCCGCAACGACACCGATGAGCTGCTGCTTGGGCGTGACCTCCCGGCCGATAGTGGCTTCGACACGGTTGTCGACAACGTCGGAGAAATCCGCACTGAAGGTTTTGAGATTGCCTTTAATACTATCAACATCGACCGGGGAGATTTCCGCTGGGATACTGAATTCAACATCACCTTTCAGCGGAGTGAAGTTCTCTCCCTCTTTGACGGACGCGAGGAGCTCCGAAATGGACAGCAGCCTGGTGGAGAACTCTATCGTGTGGGTGAACCCCTGGGACAGTATGAACGAGTGCCATGGGCGGGAGTCAACCCGGCCAACGGACGCCCACTCTACGAGGATGAAAATGGGAATCTCACCTACTTCGTTGGGGGTCAATCTGCAGAGGAGACATACGGAAACAACCTTTCTGACTACTATGGTGGGTTCGGTAACACATTCTCCTACGGTGGTCTGACGTTGGATGTCTTCTTTCAGTTCGATTACGGTCGGAATACATTCAACAACGACCGGTACTTCATCGACGGAAACTTCAACTTTAATCACACCGAGAGCGTGACGCAAGGCTTCTGGCAGGAGCCCGGGGATGTCAGTGAACGTCCGCAACCATGGTTCGGAAATCGACCCGGGGGGACAGGCTACAACTCAGGGTTCTTCAACTCCTCGGTGTATGTGGAAAACGCCTCCTACATTCGTCTGAAGCAGGTACGTCTCAGCTACTCGCTTCCCTCCTCCCTTCTCAGGAGTGTAGGACTCCAGGGAGCTACCATTTACGTGAATGGGAGCAACCTAGCGACCTTCACGAACTACACTGGTTTAGATCCGGAGATTGTGGGTACGGCTATCGCTCAGTATCCAAACAACGAGCGCATCACAGGCGGTATCAACGTGACACTATAG
- a CDS encoding MGMT family protein — MQAPSDSDESFFERVWAVVAQIPAGRVTTYGDIAAHLGRRGAARIVGWALKDAVGGDLPCHRVVNRNGVLTGRRHFETPHVMAERLRSEGVTFVAEDQVDLDAHRWRPGEE, encoded by the coding sequence ATGCAGGCGCCTTCCGATTCGGACGAGTCGTTCTTTGAGCGGGTCTGGGCTGTCGTCGCGCAGATCCCGGCGGGCCGCGTCACCACCTACGGCGACATCGCGGCGCACCTCGGGCGCCGCGGGGCGGCCCGGATCGTGGGCTGGGCGCTGAAGGACGCGGTGGGGGGCGACCTGCCGTGCCACCGCGTGGTGAACCGCAACGGGGTGCTGACGGGCCGGCGCCACTTCGAGACGCCTCATGTCATGGCGGAGCGCCTCCGCAGCGAAGGGGTCACGTTCGTGGCCGAGGACCAGGTGGACCTCGACGCGCACCGCTGGCGGCCTGGGGAAGAGTAG
- a CDS encoding TonB-dependent receptor produces MNRWTQGVILGIALLVLPGLAWAQQGTITGTVTEAETGDILPGATVQIVGLGTGAATDAQGKYEIANVPAGEQTVRVSFVGYQASENTVTVPEGGTVRVNVQLKTAQAQLEEVVVTGFGREQTRGETNVSVSQIDAGELTETTEYENVSDLLQGRTSGVTVSRSSGNVGAGLRFDVRGGVSLNSDGQPLIFVDGTRIAQDPAPGFDVGGQGTGSPLADLDPSNIESINVLKGPAATSLYGTDGTDGVVLIETKSGEQGQDLQVEYQGTLGVATKQSGYNDDIYPTADRLNDIHRQGNIQGHRIAVSGSGDITTYNLAYSYRDTESIFPTGEGQRNNVNASIEARPTESLTISSRSTLAFNYYDRPVADNSIFGVLGALALDAPFGDFTERDSSAYFAIEDRQRVRKFQQSIELSYRPEAIPGLSLRAQGGADISARRNDQTRPSQYEDVYNSVGGERNALDSDRRRFNADLTATYEYDITPDLSATTTAGTQLFTESDRQINATASRIGTDLITDIDAGTQLDFIGESLSNERSAGIIGRQQFEFLDRYSAEFSVRRDWSTRLVAGETDSFKEWYPAARASAQIGDFEVIPDAVSRLNVRASWGQSGSLPDLVDGEFLRLQGQASGFGSGAVIGNVGDPDLGLERVNEVEGGFDVGINNRYSLSVTYYRQNTDNSIVNFDPALSTGFGNQNAPRNVGEIFAQGIETSLDVTALRTEQHTLSVNANYSYREREVKELGGQSIFGGFQRNVIREGLAPFTFFGRRVEGARFDDNGTYLGPEVTDERVELGNPVPDHFGGFGVSATLFEDLRINAQAEYQLGHQTYSNTARFLALRGGHEQRRELQSELDNLKAGTDRYRAVANELARTDPNVGEIDNFLQDADFLKLRTVGVRYDASSLIGSVAGVDQLRTFTVGFSASNLFTITSYDQGPDPEVNSEGSRGLIRGQEFLTLQNPREYTFTLEVGI; encoded by the coding sequence ATGAACCGATGGACACAAGGCGTCATACTCGGCATTGCACTCCTCGTGCTTCCGGGGCTTGCCTGGGCACAGCAGGGAACGATTACGGGAACGGTGACGGAGGCCGAGACGGGTGACATCCTTCCCGGCGCGACCGTTCAGATCGTTGGCCTGGGCACCGGGGCCGCCACCGACGCCCAGGGCAAGTACGAAATCGCGAACGTGCCCGCGGGGGAGCAGACCGTTCGGGTCTCGTTCGTCGGGTACCAGGCGTCGGAGAACACCGTGACGGTCCCGGAGGGGGGGACCGTCCGCGTGAACGTTCAACTCAAGACCGCTCAGGCCCAGCTCGAAGAGGTCGTGGTGACGGGCTTTGGCAGGGAGCAGACCCGGGGTGAAACGAACGTATCGGTGTCGCAGATCGACGCCGGGGAGCTCACCGAGACCACGGAGTACGAAAACGTAAGCGATCTGCTACAGGGCCGCACCTCCGGGGTGACCGTGTCCCGGTCGTCCGGCAATGTCGGGGCGGGCCTCCGGTTCGACGTGCGGGGCGGCGTGAGCCTCAACAGCGACGGGCAGCCGCTCATCTTCGTAGACGGCACGCGCATCGCGCAGGACCCGGCGCCGGGGTTTGACGTCGGGGGGCAGGGCACGGGGTCCCCGCTTGCCGACCTCGACCCGAGCAACATCGAGTCGATCAACGTGCTGAAGGGGCCGGCGGCGACGTCCCTGTACGGAACGGACGGGACCGACGGGGTGGTGCTCATCGAGACGAAAAGTGGAGAGCAGGGCCAGGACCTCCAGGTCGAATACCAGGGGACCCTGGGCGTCGCCACGAAGCAAAGCGGCTACAACGACGACATCTACCCCACGGCCGATCGGCTCAACGACATCCACCGGCAGGGCAACATCCAGGGGCACCGGATCGCCGTGTCCGGGTCGGGGGACATTACCACCTACAACCTCGCGTACTCCTACCGCGACACGGAGAGCATCTTCCCGACCGGAGAGGGCCAGCGCAACAACGTGAACGCCAGCATTGAGGCGCGCCCGACCGAGTCGCTCACGATCAGCAGCCGCTCCACCCTCGCGTTCAACTACTACGACCGGCCCGTGGCGGACAACAGCATCTTCGGGGTGCTGGGGGCGCTTGCCTTGGATGCGCCGTTCGGGGACTTTACAGAGCGAGACAGTTCGGCCTACTTCGCCATCGAGGATCGGCAGCGGGTTCGGAAGTTCCAGCAGTCCATCGAGCTGTCGTACCGTCCGGAGGCCATTCCGGGACTGAGCCTTCGGGCGCAAGGGGGCGCCGACATCAGCGCGCGCCGCAACGATCAGACGCGGCCCAGCCAGTACGAGGACGTATACAACTCCGTCGGCGGGGAGCGCAATGCGCTCGACTCGGACCGGCGCCGCTTCAACGCCGACCTGACGGCGACGTACGAGTACGACATCACCCCCGACCTGAGCGCCACGACCACCGCCGGCACGCAGCTCTTCACAGAGTCGGACCGGCAGATAAACGCCACGGCCTCCCGGATCGGGACGGACCTGATTACCGACATCGATGCCGGCACGCAGCTCGACTTCATCGGGGAGAGCCTGTCGAACGAGCGAAGCGCGGGCATCATCGGCCGGCAGCAGTTTGAGTTTCTGGATCGATACTCCGCAGAGTTCTCGGTTCGGCGCGACTGGTCCACCCGGCTCGTTGCGGGGGAGACCGATTCGTTCAAGGAGTGGTACCCCGCCGCTCGGGCGTCCGCGCAGATCGGGGACTTTGAGGTCATTCCGGACGCCGTCAGCCGCCTCAACGTGCGGGCCTCCTGGGGGCAGTCCGGGTCCCTCCCCGACCTGGTGGACGGGGAGTTCCTCCGGCTGCAAGGGCAGGCCAGTGGGTTTGGCTCCGGCGCGGTCATCGGAAACGTCGGGGATCCCGACCTGGGCCTGGAGCGGGTGAACGAGGTCGAGGGCGGATTCGACGTGGGCATCAACAACCGATACTCCCTCTCCGTCACCTACTACCGCCAGAACACGGACAACTCGATCGTGAACTTCGACCCGGCCCTGTCGACCGGGTTTGGCAACCAGAACGCACCGCGGAACGTCGGTGAGATTTTCGCGCAGGGGATTGAAACGAGCCTCGACGTGACGGCGCTGCGCACCGAGCAGCACACCCTGAGCGTCAACGCCAACTACAGCTACCGCGAGCGAGAAGTGAAGGAGCTCGGCGGGCAGTCGATCTTCGGCGGGTTCCAGCGGAACGTAATCCGCGAGGGGCTGGCCCCGTTCACCTTCTTTGGCCGTCGCGTCGAAGGGGCTCGCTTCGACGACAATGGCACGTACCTTGGCCCGGAGGTGACCGACGAGCGGGTCGAACTCGGCAACCCGGTGCCGGATCACTTCGGTGGATTTGGCGTCTCGGCGACCCTGTTCGAGGACCTTCGGATAAACGCCCAGGCGGAATACCAGCTTGGCCACCAGACCTACTCGAACACGGCCCGCTTCCTCGCCCTGCGCGGGGGTCACGAGCAGCGCCGAGAGCTCCAGTCGGAGCTCGACAACTTGAAGGCGGGCACCGACCGGTACCGAGCGGTCGCCAATGAGCTGGCCCGAACCGACCCCAACGTCGGGGAGATCGATAACTTCCTCCAGGACGCGGACTTTCTCAAGCTCCGTACGGTGGGGGTGCGGTACGACGCCTCGAGCCTGATCGGTTCGGTCGCCGGCGTCGATCAGCTGCGCACGTTCACGGTCGGCTTCTCCGCGTCAAACCTCTTCACGATCACGAGCTACGACCAGGGCCCCGATCCGGAGGTCAACTCCGAGGGGTCGAGGGGCCTCATTCGCGGGCAGGAGTTCCTGACCCTGCAGAACCCGCGGGAGTACACCTTCACGCTGGAGGTCGGAATCTAA